The DNA window ACGCCAGGCCGGTGGTGACCAGGGTTTCGCAGGCGACATGGGCGTCCGGGTCCTGGGCCAGGATGGCGTCCAGGATGCCGTCGGAAATTTGATCGGCGACCTTGTCCGGATGGCCCTCGGTCACGGATTCGGAGCTGAAAAGATACCGGCCCTTGGCATTGATCATATATGAAGTCCTCCCTGTGCCAGAGGTCCGTTCGAAGCGGACGTGGCGGATCGAAAAGCGGCGCTATCTTACAATTTGAAACTAGTGCTTATAGCCATGTGGCCTCAAGAATGCAAGCCGCAATACGGTGACGTCATCGTGGCGGCGCGACGGCATCCACCAGACGGTTGTCGATCAGCCGCGCCCGGGAAAACTTCACCGCCGCCGCGAAAAGCGCCGGCCCGTCGATGCGCTCCAGGGAATACAGCCTGGCCGGATGCACGCAGGAAAGATAATCCACCGTCCCGTCGGGCAGATAGGAGGCAAAATAGCCGCGAACCCTAGCCAGCACCACGGCCGGGTCCGCCTCCCCGGCCGCGACCATGGCGGCGGCCAGTTCCAGGCCCTTGTTGATATGGATCGCCTGGGCCCGCTCCTCGGGCGACAGATAGACATTGCGGGAGGAAAGGGCCAAGCCGTCGGCCTCGCGCACGATGGGGCCGCCCACGATCTCCACGGGAAAGCCCAGGTCCGCGGTCATGCGGCGCAAAATGGCCAACTGCTGCCAGTCCTTCTCGCCGAAAACGGCCACCGCCGGCTGGACCAGCAGGAAAAGCTTGGCCACCACGGTGCACACGCCCCGGAAATGGGTCGGCCGGGAGGCGCCGCACAGATACCGCGCCAACTCCGGCACTTCGACCCAGGTGGCCGCCTCGGGCGCGTACATGGATTGCGGCGTGGGCGCAAACAGCACGTCCACTCCGGCCGTGGCCGCCAGGGCCGCGTCGCGCTCCAGGTCGCGCGGATAGGCGTCCAGGTCCTCGCCCGGCCCGAATTGCGTCGGATTGACGAACACGCTG is part of the Solidesulfovibrio sp. genome and encodes:
- the panC gene encoding pantoate--beta-alanine ligase — protein: MDIVSDPGEIRTRCREWARCGVVTGLVPTMGYLHAGHGSLLRLARERADRVVASVFVNPTQFGPGEDLDAYPRDLERDAALAATAGVDVLFAPTPQSMYAPEAATWVEVPELARYLCGASRPTHFRGVCTVVAKLFLLVQPAVAVFGEKDWQQLAILRRMTADLGFPVEIVGGPIVREADGLALSSRNVYLSPEERAQAIHINKGLELAAAMVAAGEADPAVVLARVRGYFASYLPDGTVDYLSCVHPARLYSLERIDGPALFAAAVKFSRARLIDNRLVDAVAPPR